In Rhodanobacter denitrificans, a single window of DNA contains:
- a CDS encoding glycosyltransferase family 4 protein: MKTASVNGVAGDVMPSTEEALDAARRSAGTGVEAGGERKIRLLVFTSLYPNAVQPRHGVFVEERLRHLVDSGRVTATVVAPVPWFPFRHRRFGAHSAFARVPAHEQRYGIQVSHPRYPTIPKLGMSIAPFLMYHALLPVLRKLQASGTDFDLIDAHYFYPDGVAAARLGTALGRPVVITARGTDVNVIPRYRRPKHQIQWAAGCAAAIVTVSRALKDKVIALGVDPGKIAVLRNGVDLDHFGPRDRTLIRAKLGLAGPVWLTVGHLVALKGVHLAIEALARVPDTTLLIAGEGPEQRRLRDLVGQLGLHARVRMLGAISHAQLCEYYNAADVLVHASSREGMPNAVLESLACGTPVVAAPFAGVSELLDAPEAGEIAVERSAEALAAAWLRLRERAPTRAATRRVAERLGWQPIVEAQHALYARVLLAAAGGATAGAEP; the protein is encoded by the coding sequence ATGAAGACAGCATCGGTCAACGGCGTTGCCGGTGATGTCATGCCGTCGACAGAAGAAGCGCTCGACGCGGCGCGGCGAAGTGCCGGAACCGGCGTCGAGGCGGGTGGCGAGCGCAAGATTCGACTGCTGGTCTTCACCAGCCTGTATCCGAATGCCGTCCAGCCGCGCCACGGCGTGTTTGTCGAGGAGCGATTGCGCCACCTCGTGGATTCTGGCCGGGTGACCGCGACGGTTGTAGCGCCGGTGCCTTGGTTTCCGTTTCGGCATCGGCGCTTCGGGGCCCACTCGGCATTTGCCCGGGTGCCCGCGCATGAGCAGCGCTACGGTATCCAGGTCAGCCATCCCCGCTATCCGACGATTCCGAAACTGGGCATGAGCATCGCACCATTTCTGATGTATCACGCCCTTCTGCCAGTCCTGCGAAAACTGCAGGCCAGCGGCACTGACTTCGATCTGATCGATGCACATTACTTTTACCCGGACGGCGTGGCGGCGGCACGGCTTGGTACGGCGCTGGGCAGGCCGGTGGTGATCACCGCGCGCGGCACCGACGTGAACGTGATCCCGCGCTATCGGCGACCCAAACATCAGATCCAATGGGCCGCAGGGTGCGCCGCCGCCATCGTGACCGTGTCGCGGGCGCTGAAGGACAAGGTCATCGCCTTGGGCGTGGATCCCGGGAAGATTGCGGTGTTGCGCAATGGGGTTGATCTTGATCATTTCGGGCCACGGGACCGCACGCTGATTCGTGCCAAATTGGGCCTTGCGGGTCCGGTGTGGTTGACGGTGGGCCACCTGGTCGCACTCAAGGGCGTGCACCTTGCCATCGAGGCGCTGGCGCGGGTGCCGGATACGACGCTGCTGATCGCCGGCGAGGGACCGGAACAGCGCAGGCTGCGCGACCTGGTGGGCCAGCTGGGTCTCCACGCGCGCGTGCGCATGCTTGGCGCCATCTCCCACGCACAGCTGTGCGAGTACTACAACGCAGCAGACGTGCTGGTGCATGCATCGAGCCGTGAGGGCATGCCCAACGCCGTGCTGGAATCCCTGGCCTGCGGTACGCCGGTGGTGGCCGCACCGTTTGCCGGCGTCAGCGAATTGCTGGATGCGCCCGAGGCAGGCGAGATCGCCGTCGAACGCAGTGCCGAAGCGCTTGCCGCCGCCTGGCTGCGGTTGCGCGAGCGGGCGCCGACGCGCGCGGCCACCCGCCGCGTGGCGGAACGGCTGGGGTGGCAGCCGATCGTGGAAGCGCAGCACGCACTCTATGCGCGAGTACTGTTGGCCGCTGCCGGTGGCGCGACGGCTGGAGCCGAGCCATGA
- a CDS encoding FAD-dependent oxidoreductase, with product MTVDTPAVVLGAGANGLGVARSLARARVSVCLLDTDTRRAEMRTRAATPLRIRATHGETLVEDLVRLGTTQFSGVRPVLFLTQEESVRTVSHHRDRLSALYRFNLPPMEVVDTLQHKEGFQRRAEQLGSPIPPLVHIRALADLPALGELRYPVVVKPGGRDAAYARQFRKAYRAGSAEEAAALIRRILPVMADVVVQEWIDGPDSSIHFCLQYVDRDGQAAGSFAGRKIRSWPPQVGGTASCTAAPEVHAQLSAMTTRFFQAAGVVGMASMEYKRDTRSGEFRMVEPTIGRTDYQEEVATLNGVNLPYVAWCSALGLPLPPPAASRRPVVWRVRSEDVQSAVAQGQRITQGYPPDGQVADAVCRWRDPMPCLVQGLRHVRRALLSRTAKRVPGSPVAGSES from the coding sequence ATGACTGTCGATACGCCTGCCGTGGTACTGGGCGCCGGAGCCAATGGCCTGGGCGTGGCGCGCAGCCTGGCGCGCGCGCGGGTTTCGGTCTGCCTGCTGGATACCGACACGCGGCGCGCGGAAATGCGTACCCGCGCGGCGACGCCGTTGCGGATCCGTGCGACGCACGGTGAAACGCTGGTCGAAGACCTGGTGCGCCTGGGTACGACGCAATTTTCCGGCGTGCGCCCGGTGCTGTTCCTGACCCAGGAGGAAAGTGTCAGGACCGTTTCGCATCATCGCGATCGCCTGTCGGCGCTGTATCGGTTCAACCTGCCGCCCATGGAAGTCGTGGACACGCTGCAGCACAAGGAGGGGTTCCAGCGCCGGGCCGAACAACTCGGCAGTCCCATCCCGCCGCTGGTGCACATCCGCGCGCTGGCGGACCTGCCCGCACTCGGCGAGCTGCGCTATCCGGTCGTGGTCAAGCCTGGCGGGCGCGATGCGGCATATGCACGTCAATTCAGGAAGGCCTACCGTGCCGGCAGTGCGGAAGAAGCGGCAGCGCTGATTCGCCGCATCCTGCCGGTGATGGCGGATGTCGTGGTGCAGGAATGGATCGATGGCCCCGATTCGAGTATCCATTTCTGTCTGCAATACGTCGATCGGGACGGGCAGGCGGCCGGGTCTTTTGCCGGACGCAAGATCCGCTCCTGGCCGCCGCAGGTGGGCGGCACGGCCAGCTGTACCGCCGCCCCCGAAGTGCATGCGCAGCTTTCCGCCATGACCACCCGGTTTTTCCAGGCGGCGGGCGTGGTCGGCATGGCCAGCATGGAGTACAAGCGCGACACGCGCAGCGGCGAGTTCCGCATGGTGGAGCCGACGATCGGCCGTACCGATTACCAGGAAGAGGTGGCCACCTTGAACGGCGTCAATCTGCCGTACGTGGCCTGGTGTTCGGCGCTGGGCCTGCCGCTTCCGCCGCCGGCCGCCAGCAGGCGACCGGTCGTCTGGCGGGTGCGCTCCGAGGACGTACAGTCCGCAGTCGCCCAGGGCCAGCGCATCACCCAGGGCTATCCGCCCGATGGCCAGGTGGCCGATGCGGTATGCCGGTGGCGTGATCCCA
- a CDS encoding TIGR04063 family PEP-CTERM/XrtA system glycosyltransferase: MNDVLSVAPRQARPEASTERPLRILHVLDHSLPLHSGYTFRTLAILEAQRALGWETMHLTGPKQGSDRQREEHVGDWMFYRTPPASGLLARLPLVRHRCLMRALQTRLAEVVDNVHPDILHAHSPVLDAFPALAVGRAVGIPVVYEVRAFWEDAAVDLGTAREGGARYRLTRALETRALQRADAVTTICEGLRGDMLKRGIPADKITVIPNAVDTTQFRSTASAEDAELREKYGLTRGTTLGFAGSFYAYEGLDGLLRAMPLVLRAVPQARLLLLGGGPQDAELQALAARLGLDRVVHFVGRVPHSEVTRYYSAMDVMVYPRISRRLTELVTPLKPLEAMAMGKLVAASDVGGHRELIRDGHNGHLFSAGSAEALAQCLIKLLETPASWGRVIAHGREFVERERTWSASVARYRAVYTDVLDRHRRERGRGA, encoded by the coding sequence ATGAACGACGTCCTGAGCGTCGCGCCGCGCCAAGCCCGGCCGGAGGCATCGACCGAGCGGCCGTTGCGTATCCTGCACGTGCTCGACCACTCGCTGCCCCTGCACAGCGGCTATACCTTCCGGACGCTCGCCATCCTCGAGGCGCAGCGTGCACTGGGCTGGGAAACGATGCACTTGACCGGTCCCAAGCAGGGCAGCGACCGGCAGCGCGAGGAACACGTCGGCGACTGGATGTTCTACCGCACCCCGCCGGCATCCGGCCTGCTGGCGAGGCTGCCGCTGGTCCGGCATCGCTGCCTGATGCGCGCATTGCAGACCCGGCTGGCCGAAGTGGTGGACAACGTGCATCCGGACATTCTTCATGCGCACTCGCCGGTGCTGGACGCGTTCCCCGCGCTTGCGGTGGGCCGGGCCGTCGGCATTCCGGTGGTGTACGAAGTCCGCGCGTTCTGGGAAGACGCCGCCGTCGACCTCGGTACGGCGCGCGAGGGAGGGGCGCGGTATCGGTTGACGCGCGCGCTGGAGACCCGGGCCCTGCAACGGGCAGACGCCGTGACCACGATCTGCGAGGGCTTGCGCGGCGACATGCTGAAGCGTGGCATTCCCGCCGACAAGATCACCGTCATTCCCAACGCCGTGGATACCACCCAATTTCGATCCACGGCCAGCGCCGAGGACGCGGAGCTGCGGGAGAAATATGGGCTCACCCGCGGGACCACGCTGGGATTCGCCGGCTCGTTCTACGCCTATGAGGGGCTGGATGGCTTGCTCCGGGCCATGCCGCTGGTACTGCGCGCCGTGCCGCAGGCACGCCTGCTGCTGCTGGGCGGCGGACCGCAGGATGCCGAGCTGCAGGCGCTGGCCGCCCGCCTCGGCCTCGATCGCGTCGTGCATTTCGTCGGTCGCGTGCCGCACAGCGAGGTCACCCGGTACTACAGCGCCATGGACGTCATGGTCTATCCGCGCATCTCGCGACGGTTGACGGAACTGGTGACGCCATTGAAACCGCTTGAGGCGATGGCCATGGGCAAGCTGGTGGCCGCTTCGGATGTCGGCGGCCACCGCGAGCTGATTCGCGACGGCCACAATGGCCATCTTTTTTCCGCGGGATCGGCCGAGGCGCTCGCGCAGTGTTTGATCAAGCTGCTGGAGACCCCCGCGAGCTGGGGCAGGGTGATAGCCCATGGGCGGGAGTTCGTCGAGCGCGAACGCACCTGGTCGGCGAGCGTGGCACGTTATCGCGCCGTCTATACCGACGTGCTCGACCGGCACCGGCGAGAGCGCGGGAGGGGCGCATGA